The Brienomyrus brachyistius isolate T26 chromosome 9, BBRACH_0.4, whole genome shotgun sequence genome contains the following window.
CTTAATCAACCTTTTCCCGTTAATTAAGCCATAATGCAGTGACATGTGTAAATCACATTAGAATGGACAGTGAACAGCAGACGGATTCGGTGAAATGTCATTTTCATCATGTGCTCGACATCCATCGGAATCTGAATTAACGCTTGAACAGTTGAATTCTACGTTCCCTTGAGTCTGGTTCCCCACTGCAGACCAGGGGTGTTTCTCAACACCAAGAACGCGAAGATTGCACTTTGATCTTTGCTAGACCAGTCTTAACTTGCCTTACAAAAACAAACTTGggcgcaatgcatcatgggattggtctcgtttgGCAGGAATGCAGCCAACgtgtccttgatatttggggtgggTCAAGAATGACCTTCAGCAATGGAAGGGTAACGGGGAAGTACGCATGCTGAGAAACACCCCCGCTGTCCGTGGGGCATTTGCTGTCTCAGGGGTAAAGTAGAGGTACCAGGCCTAAAGCAGCTTGTTTTGGTGTAACAGAGTGATGCTTGGCTTTCTGGGCTGACGCTCCTTCCCAAAGTCACACATCGAGCTGTCTGTCCCTTTCATGCCCCCATAGTCCCCCGCAGAACTACAACAGCAGGCCCCAGCCCGAGCAGGAACTGGGTCTTGGCTGCCCTCTTTCCCCTGGGCTTCACTGATTcgtggatccccccccccccagcgtgtGAACAACAGGACGGTCATGTACGCCCCTGGTGCGGAGCGGAGAATGTGGTTTGCTGGACTCTGctgttgttttttatttttattttttggtgtcaAAGTAATAAACATCACGTTTGTTTGAAGTTCTCTGTAAGTGTGTGTACTGATAAAGCAGTAAAAGGATCTCGGCGTGATGGGACCATGCCGGACTAGTTCCAGAAGCATCTGCTACACTGCCAGTCAGAAGATGATGAACATCCTGTGTTTCGGCATTTTACGTTAAACTCCAGGCACTGGGCTCAGTGTGCAACCCTGAAGGACATCTGGAGGAGGACCGGGGTGATGTCATGTTGGCCTGTTTGCACCTCCTCCTGACCTCATCCAGTTCTGGCGGGGCCTGAAGTCTTTCCCTAGCAGCATAGAGTAGATGGCTGGattcaccctgaatgggatgccagtccatcacagagcatttAATACGTTTCCTATTTTCTTTTGAGCCTGTATTCTTGTGGCACGTCACAATAAACCGTAGGAAGCCTGTAGTGTAGGTGCGTATCCTGAGTGCCTTCAGCAAATCACCACCTCTAAGAGACGGGGGCTGTGGGAGTTCTTCTCGTTTGACTGGGCGGCTTCTCTGATCTCCAGCTGCAGGCTTTGTTGCCGACTGTAAGAGACGGAAGCACCCCCACCCGATTACGCAGGCATGACTGAGCAGATGTGATTTTTCTGAGACTGAATTGTTTCTGTATGTATGCATTCAGATGGAAATGAGGGTGCATTTCCTACGTGAGGCAGGCCCGAATGTTCTGCGTGTGGTGGTACATGCCCTGCTCTCTCGTGCAGTGGGTGTggaatgttgggggggggggcgtgactCTGCGGCCCCTGACTCATCTTCGTGTGCCTGACACGCTTCGTACCTTGCTCCTATCTTACACCTCCACCTGTGAAGGTCCTGCTGGTTCTCCACCAGTGTTTCAGCCCGCACTGGGCTCTGGGCAGCACGGAGTTAATGCGCGCCTCTGTGGCGGAGTCTCAGCTCTCCGTCTCACTGGATGTTTAAAAATaccctccacccctcccccagccctccCAACATGCACCTGCAGGACGGCTGAAATCCGCTTACCCTGGGTGTGCTGGATGCTTGATGGAAACACGACACTGATGTCAGATGCGTGCAGGGAGGAGCtgagagggtgggggtggggggcagggggggtcttGTGGGGCACTACGTGGTTACTGATGCTGGGGGCCTAAAGATCGCTGGGGAATATGTCACCTACATCTCACCTACATCTGCAAATGTACAACTACACCACAGTCACCATGGGGGTTTCTCTACATACCGAGGGGCAAAGCCGGCCCATCTCAGACCAAAGCCGGCCCATCTCAGACCAAAGCAGGCCCATCTCAGACCAAAGCCGGCCCATCTCAGACCAAAGCAGGCCCATCTCAGACCAAAGCAGGCCCATCTCAGACCAAAGCCGGCCCATCTCAGACCAAAGCAGGCCCATCTCAGACCAAAGCAGGCCCATCTCAGACCAAAGCAGGCCCATCTCAGACCAAAGCAGGTCCATCTCAGACCAAAGCCGGCCCATCTCAGACCAAAGCAGGCCCATCTCAGACCAAAGCCGGCCCATCTCAGACCAAAGCAGGCCCATCTCAGACCAAAGCAGGCCCATCTCAGACCAAAGCCGGCCCATCTCAGACCAAAGCAGGCCCATCTCAGACCAAAGCAGGCCCATCTCAGACCAAAGCCGGCCCATCTCAGACCAAAGCAGGCCCATCTCAGACCAAAGCAGGCCCATCTCAGACCAAAGCAGGCCCATCTCAGACCAAAGCAGGCCCATCTCAGACCAAAGCCGGCCCATCTCAGACCAAAGCAGGCCCATCTCAGATCCACTCCATCCCTCTGCCCCCTGCGCGCTGTTGCTCTTCACCATTCTGTGGCCTCACAATCCTACGCAGGCACTGAAATGGATGCATACCTCCAAGCACCACACGACCCCAGAAGGTCACCGCTTGGCTGGGCTGGGAGCCGGATCCCGTGCTTCACCACTAGGGGTCACCGTTGGACACGGCTCCCTGCCGGAATATTTTGGGATTTTCCGGGGGATTGGAGGTGGAGCCTGACACAAAAGCTTCTGCCCTGCTCCCAAAGTCACCATTTCATGATTAATAATAACTTTGACGAAAACAGGCTGAAGCAAACTGCCAGAGAGCCCTGCGTCGCCCTCTGCGGGGGAGGAGAGGAGCATACACTGCCTGGGGTGCTGCCTTAGGCCGGCGTCCCTCCAGGGTTCACATTAAGGGTCTCAGTCCTTTGCTTCACTTAGCAGTTCCTGGTCTTCATCTTTGACATGGTTTTGCTGATAACGGAGAACCAGTGTGCTGCGTGTACCTTCGTACTCAGGAGGGGGACCAAGGCAgtaagggttggggggggggggagggctgcaaaacaaaaaaataactcccccccccccccccaaaaaaaaaaactgcaaagtgAACGGATCCTTTCCCTCCTCAGCACCCCACAGCTTCTTTGTGTGAGTCCAGTAAAAGTCCCCCCCAAAAGCCCCCCAATGCCGCAGCAGCAGATCTCTGGATGCTActgccccccctcgcccccccccccgcagtcaTTCTGTGGTACAGTCACTATGGAAACGTGGCTCGGCTCTCCTTCCCGTGCTGGTTCAGCTGCCCCGCCGCTGCGCTGGCCCACTGACCCGCTAGCcgggagggagcccccccccccttctgtttTGGGGTGCAGCAGCGCAGCTCCATCCAGACTGCGTCTTGCGCAGCATTGCAGCATCTCACGCAGTGGCTGCGGGGGGTCTGTACCTCCGGCCTGATGGTGTTCGCCACCCAACCCCCCCGTCTTCTGGGAAGCTCTCCAAGACGCCTGGGCTCCCTCGGGACAAAGGGCCTAACAGCTGGCCGTGATGGAGGCGAgtggctctgccccccccaacacccccgCTCTCTGTCCCTCTGCTTTTCCGCAATGTTCACCGCTAATGTGCCTTTCATGTCTGTGTTGTATTGTCTTTCAGTCGTTCCCTTTCTTTCTCCCCATTTCTCTTGCTTTCCCTTTCTCACTCTCTCcatctccctgtctctccctccacccccatcatctctctctctctctctctctctctctgtctccctccagCTCTGCAGTGCTGTGCCACCTCATCCAATCAAAATGACTGATTACAGTGGCTGGCTTACCTCAGTGCCCGGCAACCAATTGCAagccaggaagggggggggggggggttgggtgagGGGCGTGGCCTGGGGAGGCAGCGGTGTGATGAGACGAGAAGCCGCAGCCTGCGCCCAGAGTCCCCGCCATCCACAGCACACTGGAGAGGGACGCATGCGCTCGCTCCCACACCCACGTACCCCCGCTGCCAGCACTGGAGACTGAAAGCTAAGCCACTGCGGAAAAGAACTCCGGCCATCTTTGAGGAGCCCACAGCCGTGGAGTGAGTGAGAAGGCATGCCAGGAGAGGCTGTCCACAGGACCGTGCCCCTGCCGGAGAGGGCACAGAACGACACGGGCATCCCAGGCCCAGGTAGGAGCGACGGGCAGCAGGTGGGGGGGTAGGGAGGTTTGAAAGGAGACTGGAATGAGAGTAAAAATGGTGTAAATAGTGAAGGAGGTATGTTTGGGAAGggcacgggggagggggggtaggcACTGGGAGGGTGAATCCCTGCGCTGACCCCACCACCtctaacccaccccccccccccccccccccccagcagacggTAGGAGCATGACACAGCATCAGCAGCGGAGAATCCATGTGTAATGATTATGATGTGAGGGTCCGTACCCCACTCACGCTGTAAAGACGGCACGGCACAGGTCCAGTCTGgcccaggacaggacaggaggaCTCCCGAACCCACTGggcatatttttggcacatttcGAGTTCATTTGCCTCACAGAGGCTTCTGGGAGAAACGCATATTCATACAATTGATGCAGCTCAgactcaagggtacaacagctgtactgcGCCCCTGAGCCACATGTCACATGTTTGTTTACAGTTTCGGGGGTGAGGCCGCAGTGTGCTGTGCTGGGCCACTCCTCACTGCCTCAGTCTGCTGACTGGATGGATCAGGACAACAACAGGGCCCGTCTGCTCTTAGCtagtttttattttgtgatgCAGGAGATGGGAGGTCTGGATGGAATAATCTCTTTGTGCTGATGGCCCCGCTGTGAGCTCAGGCTGAGGTAGCACGCCCATCAGCATCTCATACAGGCTGGAGggaggcaggggtggggggcgggggtgctgTAGGCAGCAACTCTGACGCAGCAGAAACAAGCTGGGGCCTGTCAGCAAGGCCCAGAGCAGGGGCCTCGATTACAGCGGCAGCCTCAGCGCCAAAGCCAGCAGTGGGGGGAGGACTGACGCAGCACCCCCAGGCCCATGTGGGGCTGCTGCCACTCAGTGCAGTGCTGATGGGGTGTGGCGGGAGCTGCAGTTATATCAGGTCTGGCTTCATGCCCAATGGCAACGAGCTTCACGAGCAGATCTTTAGCAAATCAGTGAGTCTATTCTTCCTCTAACCGCTGTCTCTCTGGCTGCGTAACTGTGCCGAGCACTGCGCTGTCTTACACACTGTGTTGTATCTCAGGCAGCATGTTTTCTGAGCTGCTGGGGAACAGCACTGCGTAGCTGTCACCTTGGAGAAAAAGGATCTTGGGCAGAGAGGGTACCGCGATCAACGTGTGGCTCCATCTAGTGTCTCATCTGAGAAGGACACAGCTGCATCCCCGGGGTTCTCTAGCTGTTATGCAATGGGAGCGAGTCGGCGTGGAGTGTTTTTACCAGGCTGCAGCCAGTGGTCCTGCCGGTGGCTACGTCGCGGTTCACAGAGCGGGGGCCACACAGTGGAATCCACCGCACTACTGGGCTGGCAGCGAACTGTCATGTTGTGCCACGGAAATgggaggagtgggggggggggggggggggcggctgagCTTCTCAGCTTCCCGCTGGCCAATCAGCACAGAGGATGAGGTCATTTTAGAGATGGCCCAGTTTGTGGGCGAGagaggctgtggggggggggggggtgatataagggcctgtttgttgttttggttCGTCAGTCTCTCTGCCTGGCACCAGCTGCCGGGAACAGGTCACAGTCTACCAGGACCGactcagtgcatgctccccctcAAACGCGGCCGCCATTATCACAGCGCACGTTCCCCCTCGACCGCTGCGCTGTATTCGTAGCCGAGCTTAAGGTGCAGAGCTTGCTGAAAGTCTCACAGCAGCTCCCTTGGTCCCCAGTCGGCCCTCAGTCAGCGCCCGGTCGGCCCTCAGTCAGCCCCCGGTCGGCCCTCAGTCAGCGCCCCGGTCGGCCCTCAGTCAGCCCCCGGTCGGCCCTCAGTCAGCACCCCGGTCGGCCCTCAGTCAGCCCCCGGTCGGTCCTCAGTCAGCCCCCGGTCGGCCCTCAGTCGGCACCCGGTCGGCCCTCAGTCAGCCCCCCGGTCGGCCCTCAGTCAGCCCCCCGGTCGGCCCTCAGTCAGCACCCGGTCGGTCCTCAGTCAGCGCCCTGGTTGGCCCTCAGTCAGCCCCTGGTCGACCCTCAGTCAGCGCCCCGGTCGGCCCTCAGTCAGCCCCCCTGGTCGGTCCTCAGTCAGCACCTGGTCGACCCTCAGTCAGCGCCCCGGTCGGCCCTCAGTCACCCCCTGGTCGACCCTCAGTCAGCGCCCCGGTCGGCCCTCAGTCAGCCCCCTGGTCGGCCCTCAGTCAGCACCTGGTCGACCCTCAGTCAGCGCCCCGGTCGGCCCTCAGTCACCCCCTGGTCGACCCTCAGTCAGCGCCCCGGTCGGCCCTCAGTCAGCCCCCTGGTCGGCCCTCAGTCAGCACCTGGTCGGCCCTCAGTCAGCCCCTGGTCGACCCTCAGTCACCCCCTGGTCGGCCCTCAGTCAGCCCCCGGTCGACCCTCAGTCACCCCCTGGTCGGCCCTCAGTCAGCCCAGTCTTTGCTACTGCATTCGCTTAACTTTGTCATGGTCCTCAAACACAGACCTGCACAGCGCCGACGTAGCAGCGGTTCTTCTTCCTGTAAACTTCCATTTAGAGCCTgggcaccaccccccccccccccttgtgttGGCTCTGTCCCCTGACACCGTCCTCCCATGGTCCCCCGTGTCCTTTCCTTTCATCCCCATCGATCGCCCTCCTTCTCCTTTCTCAGTTCCCATCTGTCCATCCGTCCCACTTCTCTCCCTTtatctttttttggggggatgggACTACCACCCATTTTCTGAAAGAAATGCATCACTAAAAAGTAGAAATGACCCACCTCTCATAACATGGTTTTTCAATTATATTGTCAGCCGTTACCAGCAACCCTGCTGGCTGTGCGTCTCCGTTCATTTACAGAGGATGGCTGATGGAATATCCTGTGACTGGTTTTCAGCAGCCGACATCGTTCATAGCGTCACGATCTACAGCGAGTCCCTTTGGAAAAAACATGGTTCAATTGCTTCATGTTCACATTCATATGATAGTGAACCGCACCCCAAAATAACTTCTGAGTCATCTCCTTCCTATACATGCCAAGGACGGAGttggggtttgggttagggttagggttagggttagctgtTACACGGCGCCATGGACATGCCCGAGCTCAGCACTTGCCCTGAGAGATAGCTCCGGGGAGTGAGAGAAGCACATCAGTACCAGGAGCTGTCCATCGAGTCAGAGAAGGTGAAGCTCTTGCATCGTCAGGGTCATTTAAAAATCCGGTGGGACAAGTATGGTCCCCCTGACGCTGGCTGACCCGTTCCCAGAAAGTGCTGTCTCATGCCTCACGCCTGACCTGGGCCAagatgcttcccccccccccagtttctcTTTGTATTCTTGATTCTCTTTGCTGGTTTGTGTTGTTTGCCAGTTTTGAATTCGATATTCAAGATCTTTATTAGCCATGTGCAACATATGTTCATTGGAAACCATAATTCTTCAAAACAAGAtacaaaacaacacaaaactatgcaaaactatccatccatccatctgtccattttctgatactgcttatcctattcagggtcgagGTGGTCCAGAGACTATCCAGGAGGCTAGAAGCTGTTcttgaacatccatccatagtTGGAGTTCTGATGCTGTGAAACCCTTCACCAGACtactgggggatgggggggggtgaagggtTTGTGGCTGGGGTCCAGTCTGTCAGCGCCCAGGCGTCTCGGGCCACAATGTGGTCCGACCGGGTGTTTAGACAGACCCCCACCCTTTGCTCAGACGTCTCCCCAGACACGTGCTGGGGCCGCGCTGCTCTCACTGCCTGACTAAGCTGGGATGTGCTGATGGGGGATgactacccctcccccccccccaccaggaaaTCCAGTAAAGACCAGGGTGATGATGCTCGGGCTGAGTAAAGGTTAATTACTGTGCCTGAATTATCAGAGAACAAGGAGATACAACAAAGGAGGCCCAGAAAAACGGCAGAAACGAGTCCtgaaaaagataaaaaaaagatatttaaaCGTGTTCTGGACAGAAAAATTATGCTAAATCTGAGTTTTGGAGCATTTTACTCCTGTCAATGTGCCTACCTGCTGGTACCTGCTGCTACCTGCTGTTACTGTAATGAACAAAAAATTTGCACCGTGAAAATACAGTGGGTATGCAAAGTAGAAAAGGCAAATCTCTCCACTTTGTCCATCTCTTATGATGGCTTTTACTCTTCTCTCCGTATCAGCATTTCCTGTTATGCAAGTCACCTTTTATATGTGTATAATGAATATTTTATTGTctgacatttaacatttaactgaaattattaatagatgaTTGGACAGTTTCTGAGCAgacaaaaagggaaaaatatATTACTTTACAGAAGgcgttaaaaatattaaaaattaacCACATTCATAAAACAAGATGATATTTTATGGAACAAATAAGAGAAAATGGTTGGTGATTACTGGTTAAATGACTGATCTATTCCTTAAACAGAACCGTACTGACAGCTGTGTATTTTACTACTGGATTAAATGCAGAATTTCTCAGCCATTAGAAACTCTGCCATCAGAAATGTGTTTCATTAGTGCCTTTATATCCCAGCTAATCATCAGTATTTTTACTCACCCTCTGCTCCTTCTTTTTACAGACATGCCCAGACATGCGTCGAGCTCTTCCGCCTCCACCCCTAGTGACTGTGCCTCCACCCCTTCCCCCACCACCCCGGCACAGCTGTCCCCAGAATGCACTTCTCCGTTTGGCCCGCGGCTGCCAAAGGCCAAGCAGGGCAGCTCTGCACTCCGGCCTCAGCCAGAGGGCGCCAGCTGCGATGGCGGCCTCGACGGCCGTCCCGGAAGCATGGGCTGGCTCACGGGAAAGTTTGGCCGGGGCGCCTGCAAGCGTGGGCCGGTGAAGATGGAGAGGATCAAAGTGCTGACGGGCACGGAAGTGGAGAGTGACTACAAGGAACCGGAGGCCATGGACATGCGGGTGGTCATGGGCCAGGAAGCCCTGCTAAGGAACATGGAGGTTCAGGGGGGCCTGCCAGGGGACAAGGACCCAGAACCAGAAGTGTCAGGTCTGGAATGCCAGCCTCCGGTGCCCTCCGTAGATCCGgaggagggacaggaaaggTCCCCTGAAAATGCAAAGTTGGATACTGGCCAAGAAATACCCTCAGCCGCCCATAACGAGTCACTGAATCCTAAGGTGGAGCAAGAGAATGACTCTGCACAGTTCTTAGCCTGTCCTATCATGGAACCCAAAGCTGTGGAGGCTGGATTGACTGACAGCTGCAGCCCCCTGGGAGATAAAGAGTGGGAGGAGCTGTCACTATCTCAGGGTGAAGTGCCTTCCTTGTCCTTCTTAGAGCCGTCCTGTGCGGTTGACCCCCAACGAGTAGGTGTCCCTTCAGGTCTGGACCCGGATCTCTACTATACTGCCCCCTCTACTCCTATCAAGATGGCCTACTGCTCGCACCTTAAGCACCAGTGGTACCCAGGCTCAGGTTCTGGCCCAGGATCTCCCACTGATGACCTTCCTGAGAGTGAAGGATTATATTCCCCTCCAACCTCCCCTTCGGGTTCCTACATCACAGCCGAGGGAGGCAGTTGGACATCTTCCTACACGTCCAGCACCTCCCCCTCATGTTCCCCTAACCTAATTGCCGAGGCAGAGATGCAGGACGCCCCTGCCAGCTATGTCGAGTCCCTGTCAGAGATTGGAGACGAGATTAGCGAAGAGAGGAACAGCACTGAGAGGGAGCCCTGTTTCAACAAGGCCGGCGAGCTggaaatgcaggaagtgtcagaAAGTATCAACTTGGTCGACAACAGAGACGCCGTAAGGAGAGAAACATGCCGGCCTCACTGGGTGACTGAGGTTGCCTCTCCTCTGACGTGCAGCACTTGGAGGAGCACATCCTCACAGGAAGGGGGAGGAGAGTCAGAAGGATCTCCTGTAGCCCTAGAGGAGCAGGAGTCTGCAATAATGGAACAATACAAGGATAAAGATCAAGACCTAGAGCTAGATCTCAAAGCCTGTGTCTCTGAACATTTTGGTTCTCTGGGTAACCCAATAGAAGACGCCTCCCTGGAGCTGGCAGCCTCGTTCCCCTTTGTGCATCGCCTAGCAACAGCAACAGACACAGAAAGTCTGACCCCAGCCACTTGTTCTTCTGAAGTCTCAGATACTGACAATAACAGCCTTTATGGTGAAATGGCTTCTTCCCCTCTCTTGTTCCCAGGCCCTTGCAGGGAGATCGGGGGTGACATGATGATACCTGCTTCGATGCTCCCTTTCAATGCCAGTCTCATCTTTCAAGCTGACTCCATGGAAATAACACTATTCCCCACAGAAGATGAACCAGGCAATGATGTAGATGCGTATGCTGctggtgaagaggaaggagatGTGGATGACGATGACGAAGAAGAGGATGATGTTGACGAGgttgaggatgaagaggaggaggaggaggaagaagaagtggtggaggatgaaggaaaggAAGATCCCAATGAAGAGGACACCTCTGCTTCATTCCTGAACTCCCTGTCAGAGACCTCCATCAATGAGGGTGTGGATGAATCATTTGCCTTCCAAGACGATACTGAAGAGTCAGTTGACTCTGCTTCCTACAACGGCGATGAGGAAGAAAGGCTATACAGCACAGAGAGGCACGCAGAGCTCACTCACCATTACCTTGATCCTGGTGACCCAGTGGGATCCACAGCACCCCTACAGCAGGACTCCTCTTACTGTGAAAGTGAGAGCGAAATGGAGATATCCTCAGAATCCTCTGACATAATCCACGTATCCAAGGAGCAGCTTGCAGCCGATCGTGCTGAAACGGCAGAATCCATTCCATCGCCTGTCTTATACGTCCCAAAAGAAGAGCATGAACTACACTCCCCAGAGGGGGGCTGCATGTCTCAGGATGTTGCTTTGGAGAATGAGACCCCAAAAGGGTCTTCAGAGCCCACAGCTAGTGTTGCACCAGGGAGAGTTAAGGAGTCTGTTGCACATCCATTACAGATGGGTGCTTTGCAGCCAGAGGAACACAGCAGTAAAGAACCTCTTATCCAAACTTCTGCAAACACAGTTAGTGAATTCCTACCACATACCACTCTGGGGGCTCTGATTGGTGGAAGTGAGGAACCAGACACAGAAGCTGAGCTCACAGATCAGAAAAATGGCAACACAACAGAATATGTGGAGTCGACGCTATGTCTGGATGAGACGGCCACCAACGATCTGAACAAAGGAGTCCCTGTGGCATCACATCTCAAAGAAGATCACAGTCCCAGCAACATACCAATCTCCACAAGTCCAGAGATCTCCTCTGAAGTCCCAGACAACCTGGTTGCCTCTACAGTAAACGTGTCAGTTCCTGAGTCCTCTCTCAATCAGGATAACCTGTCTGAGAATCAAGCTTGCCCTGACGACATTAACTTGGGCCCTCTCAATGTATCCTGTGCTGCATATAGCATGTTAGCTGTTTCACCAAAGAAAGAGAACTCGGAAACAAATGTTTCACGCAAAGGGTCATCAGCTGGAGTTTGGGAAGGAGAGTCATCGCTGGCAGACGGCCGTGACTATGAGGCAGGGAGACTGTTAATGTATGAGGCTGTCCAGCCCGTGTGCACAGAGCTGGCCTTCACCTCCAACATTGGCCCTGGAGACACGATCTGTGCAGAGCGAGAGGACAACCAAGGCGGCTGTGAATTGAGGGAGGACCTGGCAGACAAAGAAAGTGCAGTTCTGGAATCTAATCTGTCAAACTGGAAATCCATTGAGGAAATTTCAGAGGCTGGCGGAGGGGAGGATGGAAGCTCACATTTTCCGGAGGATGATGACAGCAACCTTGAAAACCAGGCAGGCGATCAGCTGACACAGCATCCGACGGTTGCCAAGGAAACTAGCACACTGAATGACCCAGAAAGCGGCAGCGCTGCGCTCTCACCCACAGGACCACCGAAATGCCTGCAGTTTAATATCCTTTCAGAGGAGGACAATGAGGTTTTCAGAAATCAAGCTAAAGGTGATGAACAGGAAAATGCAGACATTCACAACGAGTCTGTATCCAACATATCATTTGTGGCAGATACAACTCAGCACATATCGGATGTCATTTCTAGCAGGCAAACCTCAGAATCTGAAGGTGACATTGAGGAACATGGTGCCCTGCGGTACACAGGTTCAGTAGATCTCAGTCAGAAGTCTCACTTTTCAGAAGATAAAGAAAGTCAATTGTCTAATCTTGGAAGCAAAACCAACAGCAGAGAAAAATCAGATGGTGCAGGTTGTGTTATGGAGAAGAATCGTATGACAACACAGGAAGTCAAAAGTGAAAGAGGCGGACACACTCAAAAGAACATCAGCCTCTTAGAACAGGAGCCTGAATTGATTTTACTGGGTGGCTCCTTTGGCACGTTTAACCCCAGAAAAAAATCGAAATACTGTAAAGCAGACAAAGTGCCAGGAGATGTTCCCATATTTGTGAAGAAGGACAGGGAGATCCCCTTCCCAAGCCAAGATGCAAAGCTCCATACCAATGTTAATAGTAAAGCACGAAGCACTGAAGATGGTGACATTCCAATGTTCAGCAAACATGTCAGTGAACCAAAGAATAAGGCTGCCAGAGCAGAGAGCTCTCAGAGTAAAAGCCAGAAAGGAGAAGGGGGTATAGTGCAAGGTCCTCCTCCAGGGTCTGATGGAGAACAACTGTCTCTGCTAGGGGAAGGCCAGATGTCTGCGGACAAAGAAGTCATTAAGAAAAACATCATAGAAGAGTTGTCTTTGCTGGGGCATGGTCAGCCATCAGAGAACgctgaagaaaataaaatacaagatcCTGCTTTGGAGAGTGTTGTAGAACCAGTATCATTATCCAAGGAAAGTCAGACATCTGAGAACAACGAAGAGAAGAGGGTACAAGATCCTGCTTTGATGAGTGTTATAGAGCATGTATCATTATCTGAGAAAGGCCAGACATCTGAGAACACTGAAGACAATAAGGTACATGATCCTCCTTTGGAGAGTGTTGTAGAACATTTGTTCTTGTTTGGAGAAGGTCAGACATCAGTGAACATAGAAGAAGGTCCTCCAGAGGATGTTGTAGAATATTTATCATTATCTGGAGATGCTCAGACATCTGAGAATGTTGAGGATGATAACGTGCATGATTCACCTTTGGAGGGTGTTGTAGAATATTTGTCATTATCTGGAGAAGGTCAGCCATCTGACAACCTTGAAGAAAATAAGGTACAAGATCCTCCTGTGGAGGGTGTTGGAGAACATGTGTCATTATCTATAGAAAATCAGGCACCTGAGAACATTAAAGACAGTAATGTCCAAGATCCTCCTTTAGGGAGTGTTTTGGAACATTTGCCATTATCTGAAGAAGGTCAGAACATTGAGGAAAATAAAGTATTAGGTCCTTCTTTGCAGGTTATCGTCGAACCTTTCTCTTTACTGGGAGAAGTTCAGACATGTGAGAACATCGCTTGCAATGATGAAA
Protein-coding sequences here:
- the nacad gene encoding NAC-alpha domain-containing protein 1 isoform X2, with the translated sequence MPGEAVHRTVPLPERAQNDTGIPGPDMPRHASSSSASTPSDCASTPSPTTPAQLSPECTSPFGPRLPKAKQGSSALRPQPEGASCDGGLDGRPGSMGWLTGKFGRGACKRGPVKMERIKVLTGTEVESDYKEPEAMDMRVVMGQEALLRNMEVQGGLPGDKDPEPEVSGLECQPPVPSVDPEEGQERSPENAKLDTGQEIPSAAHNESLNPKVEQENDSAQFLACPIMEPKAVEAGLTDSCSPLGDKEWEELSLSQGEVPSLSFLEPSCAVDPQRVGVPSGLDPDLYYTAPSTPIKMAYCSHLKHQWYPGSGSGPGSPTDDLPESEGLYSPPTSPSGSYITAEGGSWTSSYTSSTSPSCSPNLIAEAEMQDAPASYVESLSEIGDEISEERNSTEREPCFNKAGELEMQEVSESINLVDNRDAVRRETCRPHWVTEVASPLTCSTWRSTSSQEGGGESEGSPVALEEQESAIMEQYKDKDQDLELDLKACVSEHFGSLGNPIEDASLELAASFPFVHRLATATDTESLTPATCSSEVSDTDNNSLYGEMASSPLLFPGPCREIGGDMMIPASMLPFNASLIFQADSMEITLFPTEDEPGNDVDAYAAGEEEGDVDDDDEEEDDVDEVEDEEEEEEEEEVVEDEGKEDPNEEDTSASFLNSLSETSINEGVDESFAFQDDTEESVDSASYNGDEEERLYSTERHAELTHHYLDPGDPVGSTAPLQQDSSYCESESEMEISSESSDIIHVSKEQLAADRAETAESIPSPVLYVPKEEHELHSPEGGCMSQDVALENETPKGSSEPTASVAPGRVKESVAHPLQMGALQPEEHSSKEPLIQTSANTVSEFLPHTTLGALIGGSEEPDTEAELTDQKNGNTTEYVESTLCLDETATNDLNKGVPVASHLKEDHSPSNIPISTSPEISSEVPDNLVASTVNVSVPESSLNQDNLSENQACPDDINLGPLNVSCAAYSMLAVSPKKENSETNVSRKGSSAGVWEGESSLADGRDYEAGRLLMYEAVQPVCTELAFTSNIGPGDTICAEREDNQGGCELREDLADKESAVLESNLSNWKSIEEISEAGGGEDGSSHFPEDDDSNLENQAGDQLTQHPTVAKETSTLNDPESGSAALSPTGPPKCLQFNILSEEDNEVFRNQAKGDEQENADIHNESVSNISFVADTTQHISDVISSRQTSESEGDIEEHGALRYTGSVDLSQKSHFSEDKESQLSNLGSKTNSREKSDGAGCVMEKNRMTTQEVKSERGGHTQKNISLLEQEPELILLGGSFGTFNPRKKSKYCKADKVPGDVPIFVKKDREIPFPSQDAKLHTNVNSKARSTEDGDIPMFSKHVSEPKNKAARAESSQSKSQKGEGGIVQGPPPGSDGEQLSLLGEGQMSADKEVIKKNIIEELSLLGHGQPSENAEENKIQDPALESVVEPVSLSKESQTSENNEEKRVQDPALMSVIEHVSLSEKGQTSENTEDNKVHDPPLESVVEHLFLFGEGQTSVNIEEGPPEDVVEYLSLSGDAQTSENVEDDNVHDSPLEGVVEYLSLSGEGQPSDNLEENKVQDPPVEGVGEHVSLSIENQAPENIKDSNVQDPPLGSVLEHLPLSEEGQNIEENKVLGPSLQVIVEPFSLLGEVQTCENIACNDETDPQVEVGENGQNDPHSANKHRNLNGDSPPTRTAEPEPEVPLLLPLTSPVSVTAQSKNKVTPTEDKKAQESSKQSTDQLVSESCKARGDSMQLQEHQEHLSQEGMGSQNMVIPGICMAAQLEDELPLSPEDIVLLQRGQPTGSTKDINDNNIDDNPPPLKEDGSPIHHRTSAEVSVEELTAPIQESRCLLPHPPPQSQLQGSHLHSHPIFCCSELSEPPPRQPVSIPVQDTLQQAETQPSASPALCLHNMPRVDSEDKENFCEASLRATLGHRASLRGGSSHTESGSSSERELLSPPHPVRPNPHATESPSSDRLIDHLTGCPMSYSHKEGSCNESDSDGSVPELEESETSLMRPTDSQSQLSHAAPSADESMNKGKQSRSEKKARKAMSKLGLRQIHGVTRITIRKSKNILFVITRPDVFKSPASDIYIVFGEAKIEDLSQQVHKAAAEKFKVPLEPSPIIPENRPSLSIKEESEEEEVDEAGLELRDIELVMAQANVSRGKAVRALRHNKNDIVNAIMELTM